One window of the Tepidimicrobium xylanilyticum genome contains the following:
- a CDS encoding NAD(P)H-dependent oxidoreductase, whose amino-acid sequence MLGLNEKLRELEANNAHIRVALVGAGQMGKGMISQIMLMNGMIPSLVIDINLENAIQSFTLAGIPKEDIVIANTLEEINVAIEKNKYVVSENAEFASKANLVDVVVDATGVPEVGAKVAMDTIFNKKHIVMLNVETDVVIGHILNKLAKNAGVVYTGTAGDEPGAVKELYDFADALGFDIVAIGKGKNNPVNLEANPDNVREQALKSGVSPKMLTSFKDGTKTMVEMTAMANATGFIPDVRGGHGVSATVNELPGIYRLKEDGGILNQYKIVDYVNGVAPGVFIIVTSKLPQVHHEMQYLSMGPGPNYVLYRPYHLTSLETPLTVARAAIYNEPTIVPLDGEPVAETITVAKRDLKAGERLDGIGGFTVYGSIETYKKAKEERLLPIGLVNKNTIVKRDIKKGEYLTYDMVELDTTTLIYKLRQLQEETIK is encoded by the coding sequence ATGTTAGGATTAAATGAAAAATTAAGGGAATTGGAAGCAAATAATGCCCATATAAGGGTTGCTTTAGTTGGTGCTGGTCAAATGGGCAAAGGTATGATAAGTCAGATTATGCTCATGAATGGTATGATCCCTTCTCTAGTAATAGACATCAATTTGGAAAATGCTATTCAGTCCTTTACTCTAGCAGGAATACCTAAAGAAGATATAGTAATAGCCAATACTTTGGAAGAAATAAATGTAGCTATAGAAAAGAATAAGTATGTTGTTAGTGAAAATGCTGAGTTCGCTTCTAAAGCAAATCTGGTAGATGTTGTAGTAGATGCTACTGGAGTGCCTGAAGTTGGTGCTAAGGTAGCAATGGATACCATATTCAATAAAAAACATATTGTTATGTTAAATGTAGAAACAGATGTGGTAATTGGACATATATTGAATAAATTAGCTAAAAATGCTGGCGTTGTATATACTGGAACTGCTGGTGATGAACCAGGGGCTGTTAAAGAACTTTATGATTTTGCGGATGCTTTGGGATTTGATATTGTCGCTATAGGGAAGGGGAAAAATAATCCAGTTAATTTAGAAGCTAATCCTGATAATGTTAGAGAACAAGCCTTGAAATCTGGAGTAAGTCCAAAGATGTTGACTTCCTTTAAAGATGGTACAAAGACCATGGTTGAAATGACTGCTATGGCTAATGCTACAGGATTTATTCCAGATGTAAGAGGTGGACATGGGGTAAGTGCAACAGTAAATGAATTACCCGGCATCTATAGATTAAAAGAAGACGGCGGTATATTGAATCAATATAAGATAGTTGATTATGTGAATGGGGTTGCTCCAGGAGTATTTATCATAGTTACTAGTAAATTACCACAGGTACATCATGAGATGCAGTATTTAAGTATGGGACCTGGTCCTAACTATGTATTATATAGACCATATCATTTAACTAGTTTGGAAACCCCTTTAACTGTTGCAAGGGCAGCTATTTATAACGAACCAACTATAGTACCATTAGATGGAGAACCCGTTGCTGAAACCATAACAGTTGCTAAGAGGGATTTAAAGGCTGGAGAAAGGCTAGACGGTATTGGTGGATTTACGGTATACGGCAGTATAGAGACTTACAAGAAAGCTAAAGAAGAAAGACTTCTTCCAATAGGATTAGTTAATAAGAATACAATAGTAAAAAGGGACATTAAAAAGGGTGAATATTTGACTTACGATATGGTTGAGTTGGATACAACTACCCTAATATATAAACTTAGACAATTACAAGAAGAAACCATAAAATAA
- a CDS encoding sugar-binding transcriptional regulator produces the protein MTRANYSTRLMVRCAKMYYEDNMNQDEISEILQVSKSTVSRILAAARNKGIVKIIVDNPLKDDYIQLEKEIESKFGLKEVIIVDSGNDAKETKRNLGKAAAEYIQRIMKDGQIIGVTWGTTLKEIPQFVENDRKRKVTFIPMLGGIGEAEIDIHPNQIALQLAKKFNAESKLLHAPYQVDSMERKESLISDKNIWEFFKLFDNIHVALIGIGSPLLNTSTLVESGYYTMEDIKMLVRQGAVADISSLFIDKDGNGDKFEFNNRVVGIDLERIKKIPLTIGIAGSIEKRDAILAAIRGNYIRVLIVDEVAARSMLKEN, from the coding sequence GTGACTAGAGCCAATTATAGCACTAGGTTAATGGTGAGATGTGCAAAGATGTACTACGAGGATAATATGAACCAAGATGAAATATCTGAAATATTACAAGTATCAAAATCTACCGTCTCAAGAATACTTGCAGCTGCAAGGAATAAAGGGATAGTTAAAATTATTGTCGATAACCCATTAAAAGATGATTATATACAGTTAGAAAAGGAAATAGAAAGTAAATTTGGTCTAAAAGAAGTAATAATTGTAGACAGTGGCAATGATGCGAAAGAGACCAAAAGAAACTTGGGGAAGGCAGCTGCTGAATATATACAAAGAATTATGAAAGATGGTCAGATTATTGGAGTTACTTGGGGAACTACTTTAAAGGAAATTCCACAGTTTGTTGAAAACGATAGGAAGAGGAAGGTAACTTTTATTCCAATGTTAGGTGGTATCGGTGAAGCGGAAATCGATATCCATCCCAATCAGATAGCGTTACAATTAGCTAAAAAGTTCAATGCTGAGAGCAAGCTATTACATGCACCTTATCAAGTAGATAGCATGGAGAGGAAGGAAAGTTTAATTTCTGATAAGAATATTTGGGAATTTTTCAAGCTTTTTGACAATATCCATGTAGCATTGATAGGAATAGGTTCTCCTTTGCTTAATACTTCAACTCTAGTGGAAAGCGGTTATTATACTATGGAGGACATAAAGATGCTAGTTCGGCAGGGAGCAGTAGCTGACATTAGTTCCTTATTTATTGATAAGGATGGAAATGGAGATAAATTTGAGTTTAATAATAGAGTGGTTGGAATAGATTTAGAAAGGATCAAGAAAATCCCACTAACCATTGGAATTGCAGGTTCCATTGAGAAAAGGGATGCCATACTAGCAGCAATAAGAGGAAATTATATCAGGGTTTTAATAGTAGATGAAGTGGCAGCGAGGAGCATGTTGAAAGAGAATTAA
- a CDS encoding PTS sugar transporter subunit IIA, with protein MSDIKGLFNEELIILNLEAKDDKDAIRQLANRLFKAGYVKESFIEAIIEREANYPTGLSSGDMGVAIPHTDATHVNKAALAIGILKEPVKFHMMGMPEESVSVNIIFMMAIDEPSKHLEMLKTLMTIFQQNDLLNRMRKAREFEEIANIFENEI; from the coding sequence ATGAGTGACATCAAGGGATTATTTAATGAAGAATTAATAATACTAAATTTGGAAGCTAAAGACGATAAAGATGCTATTAGACAACTAGCTAATAGGCTATTTAAGGCAGGTTATGTAAAAGAATCTTTTATAGAAGCAATTATAGAACGGGAAGCTAATTATCCTACAGGGTTATCTTCCGGAGATATGGGAGTTGCTATTCCTCATACAGATGCAACTCATGTCAATAAAGCTGCATTAGCGATAGGAATTTTGAAAGAACCTGTTAAATTTCATATGATGGGAATGCCTGAAGAAAGTGTATCTGTAAACATTATTTTTATGATGGCCATAGATGAGCCAAGCAAACATTTAGAAATGTTAAAAACGCTTATGACTATATTTCAGCAAAATGATTTATTGAATAGGATGAGAAAAGCAAGGGAATTTGAGGAAATAGCCAACATATTTGAGAATGAAATATGA
- a CDS encoding Cof-type HAD-IIB family hydrolase — translation MYKLLGIDLDGTLLNSEHKISEGNKKNIRLLYKKGVKIVLLSGREPNSLTAFAKELEIREPLAGLNGGIIVDHTGEKILYEKCLSEESAKKTISYVYNENIHTLVFIRNIVLSSNIEFEDLEIVRKYISTDIKAIDNIIRYIEDNNLWSKISKILLMEENQNLLKHRTILNKLTNENLSLEFSLPNFLELFNRDVSKGNALTIIGQILNIKSEEMVVIGDGENDISMFEYAGIGVAMENALDIVKNKADYVTLSNDEDGVSHVIRKFWDI, via the coding sequence ATGTATAAGTTATTAGGTATAGATTTAGATGGGACATTATTAAATAGCGAACATAAAATATCGGAGGGAAATAAGAAAAATATAAGGTTGTTATATAAAAAGGGTGTTAAAATAGTATTATTATCTGGAAGGGAGCCTAATTCCCTTACAGCATTTGCAAAGGAATTGGAAATCAGAGAACCTTTAGCAGGGCTTAATGGCGGAATTATTGTCGATCATACTGGTGAAAAAATACTATATGAAAAATGTTTAAGCGAAGAATCTGCTAAGAAGACTATTAGCTATGTTTATAATGAAAACATACATACTTTGGTTTTTATTAGGAACATTGTATTATCTTCTAACATTGAATTTGAGGACCTTGAAATAGTTAGAAAATACATATCAACAGATATTAAAGCCATTGATAATATTATTAGGTATATTGAGGACAATAATTTGTGGAGTAAAATCAGTAAGATTTTATTGATGGAAGAAAATCAAAATCTATTAAAACATAGAACAATCTTAAACAAGTTGACCAATGAAAACCTATCTTTAGAATTTTCTTTACCAAATTTTTTGGAGTTATTTAATAGGGATGTAAGTAAAGGCAATGCTTTGACTATAATAGGACAAATACTAAATATTAAAAGTGAAGAAATGGTCGTTATTGGAGATGGCGAAAATGATATTTCCATGTTTGAATATGCAGGAATAGGTGTAGCAATGGAAAATGCTTTAGATATAGTCAAAAATAAAGCAGATTATGTAACTTTGTCAAATGATGAAGATGGAGTTAGCCATGTAATTAGAAAGTTTTGGGATATTTAA
- the srlA gene encoding PTS glucitol/sorbitol transporter subunit IIC, protein MDALARAAEWFIGLFQQGGETFVGQVTGILPTLIVLITFVNSIVKLVGEEKVQRLAQKATGNIFTRYIILPVLAVFFLTNPMCYTFGKFLDEKYKPAFYDAAVSFVHPITGLFPHANPAELFVYLGITEGLRQLGYSLGGIAIRYFIVGLIVIFIRGIVTEIITARMMKRRYQAESSK, encoded by the coding sequence ATGGATGCTTTAGCAAGGGCTGCAGAATGGTTTATTGGGCTATTTCAACAAGGTGGAGAAACTTTTGTAGGGCAAGTAACAGGAATATTACCTACCTTAATAGTTTTAATTACTTTTGTAAATTCCATTGTAAAATTAGTTGGTGAGGAAAAAGTACAAAGATTGGCACAAAAAGCAACAGGAAATATATTTACTAGATATATTATATTACCGGTGTTAGCAGTATTTTTCTTAACAAACCCTATGTGCTATACTTTTGGGAAGTTTTTAGATGAAAAATATAAGCCAGCTTTTTATGATGCAGCTGTATCCTTCGTACATCCTATAACTGGATTATTCCCTCATGCTAATCCTGCAGAATTGTTTGTATATTTGGGGATAACTGAAGGTTTGAGACAATTAGGATATTCCTTAGGCGGTATAGCAATAAGGTATTTCATTGTGGGATTAATTGTAATATTTATAAGAGGAATTGTAACAGAGATTATTACTGCCAGAATGATGAAGAGACGTTATCAAGCAGAATCTTCTAAATAA
- a CDS encoding PTS sugar transporter subunit IIB gives MKKRILVACGTGIATSTMVANKIQSEIANRNEAIDVVIDQCKVAEVSSLWSNYDLIVSTTQVPSDVKIPVISGLPFLTGIGLDKVIEDIIEKLKS, from the coding sequence ATGAAAAAACGAATTTTAGTAGCTTGTGGGACAGGCATAGCTACTTCCACAATGGTAGCAAATAAGATACAAAGTGAAATAGCCAATAGGAATGAAGCCATAGATGTAGTTATAGATCAATGTAAGGTAGCAGAAGTTTCTTCATTGTGGAGTAATTATGACTTAATAGTTTCAACTACCCAAGTTCCATCAGATGTTAAGATACCAGTTATATCTGGATTACCTTTTTTAACAGGAATAGGACTGGATAAGGTTATTGAAGATATAATAGAAAAATTAAAATCATAA
- the srlE gene encoding PTS glucitol/sorbitol transporter subunit IIB, translating into MYKAVKITKGPGGFGGPLVIKPTKEKNIILSVTGGGINPIAQLIADMTGAEAVDGFKTSVPDEKVLLAVVDCGGTARCGVYPKKRIYTVNLTPVGQSGPLAKYITEDIYVSGVKENNITYVDDENIPVNETKENAVKEEKRVEYKEENKKTIESKGNIVERIGKGAGKAVGIFYASGRETIESVIKNILPFMAFVSMLIGIILKSGIGDIIAKSVAPFSGTLPGLLLISIVAALPVLSPLLGPGAVIAQVVGVLIGVEIGKGNIPPHYALPALFAINPQVGCDFIPVGLSLGEAEPETVEIGVPAILFSRLITGPLAVIIAYLFSFGLFS; encoded by the coding sequence ATGTATAAGGCTGTAAAGATAACAAAAGGACCTGGAGGCTTTGGAGGACCTCTAGTAATTAAACCTACTAAAGAGAAAAATATTATTTTATCAGTTACTGGTGGAGGAATAAATCCTATTGCCCAATTAATTGCTGACATGACAGGTGCTGAGGCTGTTGATGGGTTTAAGACCTCTGTGCCAGATGAAAAGGTTCTATTAGCAGTAGTGGATTGTGGTGGTACAGCAAGGTGTGGAGTATATCCTAAGAAACGCATTTATACTGTAAATTTAACTCCTGTAGGACAATCTGGACCTTTGGCTAAATATATTACGGAAGATATATATGTTTCTGGTGTAAAAGAAAATAATATAACTTATGTAGATGATGAAAACATACCAGTTAATGAAACAAAAGAAAATGCTGTAAAGGAAGAAAAGAGAGTAGAATACAAGGAAGAGAATAAGAAAACTATAGAATCTAAAGGCAATATTGTGGAAAGAATAGGAAAAGGTGCTGGAAAGGCAGTCGGTATTTTCTATGCTTCTGGTAGGGAAACAATTGAATCTGTGATTAAAAATATACTACCCTTCATGGCTTTTGTTTCAATGCTCATAGGTATAATACTTAAATCAGGTATTGGCGATATTATAGCTAAAAGTGTAGCACCTTTTTCAGGGACTTTGCCTGGGTTATTGTTAATATCTATTGTTGCAGCTTTACCAGTATTATCGCCTTTACTTGGGCCAGGTGCTGTAATAGCTCAAGTAGTTGGTGTATTAATAGGAGTTGAAATAGGAAAGGGGAATATTCCTCCTCATTATGCTTTACCTGCATTATTTGCTATTAATCCACAGGTAGGTTGTGACTTTATACCTGTAGGTTTGAGTTTGGGCGAAGCTGAGCCTGAAACTGTTGAAATAGGAGTACCAGCGATACTATTCTCTAGATTGATTACTGGGCCTCTTGCAGTAATTATTGCATATTTATTTAGTTTTGGATTATTCAGTTAA
- a CDS encoding transcriptional regulator GutM has translation MRNRNEGLLVVHKALLFIFGLWVLQGVLSYVQITHYRKTLSRLKYKGKVLVGHEKGKFKPGSIILLVIDDNGIIIDVEEMKGISVFDRFRKKDVYIGKSIDELSKELKQQKKDTITTKAIKKALEDLE, from the coding sequence GTGAGAAATAGAAATGAGGGATTATTAGTGGTTCATAAAGCTTTACTATTTATTTTTGGATTATGGGTTCTACAGGGAGTATTATCATACGTTCAAATTACCCATTATAGGAAAACCTTATCAAGATTAAAATACAAAGGCAAGGTACTCGTAGGACATGAAAAAGGGAAGTTTAAGCCGGGCAGTATAATTTTATTAGTAATAGATGATAATGGGATAATAATAGATGTAGAGGAAATGAAGGGTATAAGCGTATTTGATAGGTTTAGAAAAAAGGATGTTTATATTGGTAAATCTATAGATGAGTTGTCCAAAGAGTTAAAACAACAAAAGAAAGATACCATAACCACCAAAGCTATTAAAAAAGCTTTGGAGGACTTAGAATAA
- a CDS encoding PTS glucitol/sorbitol transporter subunit IIA, with protein MKYRVEIIKIGEMVEELLGEKILILFNADAPEDLAEISVLHTGYDLVEDVKPGDKVKIGDMEYTVTGVGSEANKTLRELGHCTLKFNGLSKTELPGDISLKGQIPNIKNGDIISIY; from the coding sequence ATGAAATACAGAGTTGAAATTATAAAAATTGGAGAAATGGTTGAAGAACTATTGGGAGAAAAAATACTAATTTTATTTAACGCCGATGCGCCAGAGGATTTAGCAGAGATTTCAGTATTGCATACTGGATATGATCTAGTAGAAGATGTAAAGCCTGGTGATAAAGTTAAAATTGGCGATATGGAGTATACCGTCACTGGAGTAGGTAGTGAGGCAAACAAAACATTAAGAGAGTTAGGACATTGTACACTTAAATTTAATGGATTGAGCAAAACGGAATTACCGGGAGATATAAGTCTAAAGGGGCAGATACCCAATATAAAAAATGGAGATATTATATCCATATATTAA
- a CDS encoding PTS galactitol transporter subunit IIC has product MELLDKFVDLGPTVVMPIIFTIMGLAFGVKFGKALRSGLTVAVGFIGLNLVIGLLGDTLGPAAQAMVHRLGLELTIIDVGWPAASAIAFASKVGALIIPLGLAVNLLMLFTKTTETMNIDIWNYWHFAFTGALVAGVTGRITYGLIAAAFNMIIIMVLADLTAPMIEENLGMPGISLPHGFSAAYVPIAIVVNKIIDMIPGINKIDISAEGMEKKLGVFGEPILVGTILGILVGVAAGYPIGEILQMGITLGAVLVLIPRMAKMLMEGLLPISESAQQFIQKRTSKGGKIYIGLDSAIGVGHPVTLAVSLILVPLTVVLAAIIPGNKVLPFADLAVIPFALVMIVPVTKGNVFRTVIVGLLIISLGLLIATNLAPLHTQMAIDANFTMPEGASLISSICDGANPLSWIFAKTGGLDILGLVIMGVISIGLALYNRKRILKQSSDMKI; this is encoded by the coding sequence GTGGAATTATTAGATAAATTTGTCGACTTAGGGCCTACGGTGGTAATGCCTATAATCTTTACAATTATGGGCTTGGCCTTTGGAGTTAAATTTGGTAAAGCACTAAGGTCAGGCTTAACAGTAGCAGTAGGTTTCATAGGATTAAATTTAGTAATTGGATTATTAGGAGATACTTTAGGACCAGCTGCTCAAGCTATGGTACATAGGCTAGGTTTGGAACTGACAATAATTGATGTTGGTTGGCCAGCGGCTTCAGCTATTGCTTTTGCCTCAAAAGTTGGAGCCTTAATTATCCCATTAGGACTTGCAGTGAACCTTTTAATGCTTTTTACTAAGACTACTGAAACTATGAATATTGATATATGGAATTATTGGCATTTTGCCTTTACTGGTGCTCTAGTTGCTGGAGTTACAGGTAGAATTACTTATGGATTAATAGCTGCTGCTTTCAATATGATCATAATTATGGTTCTTGCAGATTTAACTGCTCCAATGATTGAAGAAAACTTAGGAATGCCAGGGATTTCTCTTCCCCATGGTTTTTCAGCCGCTTATGTACCAATAGCTATAGTGGTTAACAAAATTATAGATATGATACCAGGTATAAACAAAATAGATATAAGTGCAGAGGGAATGGAGAAAAAATTAGGTGTTTTTGGAGAGCCTATATTAGTAGGTACAATATTAGGAATTTTGGTAGGAGTAGCAGCAGGGTACCCAATTGGAGAAATATTGCAAATGGGAATTACATTAGGGGCAGTATTGGTTTTAATTCCTAGAATGGCAAAAATGTTGATGGAAGGTTTATTACCCATTTCAGAATCTGCTCAGCAATTTATTCAAAAAAGAACTTCTAAAGGCGGAAAAATATACATTGGGCTAGATTCTGCTATTGGGGTTGGACATCCTGTTACATTAGCTGTTTCATTAATACTAGTACCGTTGACGGTGGTTCTAGCAGCAATAATACCTGGGAATAAGGTATTGCCTTTTGCAGACTTAGCAGTTATTCCATTTGCTTTAGTAATGATTGTACCTGTAACTAAAGGTAATGTATTTAGAACAGTTATTGTAGGCTTACTTATTATTTCTCTTGGATTATTAATTGCTACTAATCTTGCACCATTGCATACCCAAATGGCAATTGATGCAAACTTTACGATGCCTGAAGGCGCATCTTTAATATCTAGCATTTGTGACGGTGCTAATCCACTAAGCTGGATATTTGCAAAGACAGGAGGACTTGACATATTAGGACTTGTTATAATGGGAGTTATTTCAATTGGATTGGCCTTGTATAATAGAAAAAGAATTTTAAAGCAAAGTAGCGATATGAAAATATAG
- a CDS encoding sigma 54-interacting transcriptional regulator, whose protein sequence is MEDRLLNIIEKEDKKNPYTDYELAELLNTKRETITSLRSRLNIPNSMERRKEVLLHLIRDLINENNRVSERELTKKINDCGFNVSRHTVRMLKREISEMDNIVKVAAKEKPDFKKTYKKPLAFENIIGFDGSLKPVIEQAKAAIMYPPNGLHTLILGPTGVGKSELAQAMYNYKLEINKGDHNSEFIVFNCADYADNPQLLISQLFGYVKGAFTGADEDKEGLVEKADGGVLFLDEIHRLPPEGQELLFYLIDRGKFRRLGETDNKRTANLMIIAATTENPDSILLDSFRRRIPMTIELPSLSLRPLNERLGMIIDFMRREANRTKSSIKISNDALKALLLYDCPGNIGQLRSDIQVSCARSFLNHVVNQTRIMEISINELPISAKKGLLKIPNYRMEIDKLVGNEDLIVYADDEIIEETLKEDLYTLPNETYSFIERRYKELQKQSINEELINYIIGNEMEEKLEKLMDKVKKIVNPIDKKDLSNIVGIEIINVVENIIKIAKWKLGVNEDSLYFCLATHLRATVDRAKKGIFIKNPQLNKIKKEYSREFEVAKDMVNIIEQELNIKFTEDEIGFITMYLQMTTSQDNLMEGRVGVVLISHGNVATGMAEVANRLLGVNHAKAIEMSLDENPEQALKRAIDLVKRVDEGKGVLLMVDMGSLVTFGDIITKTTGIKTRTISRTDTLMVVDAVRRCILPNANLDEIVESLVGEPKYEKKMGGKQSLPKPKIILTVCITGQGSAKRIQEMVIDIIGEYKEDVTVIPIGVLDENINNIIEEIQRDNEIIAAVGTINPMVKDVPYISIEDIVNGSADTKLKNIMAKEVGFKKTQKNKIINMFHRNTTIFDMDAMNKEDTIKELGHLLHKEGYVLEGFIDAALNREQLGPSFLREGVALPHADPSFVVEPHIAIGLLKNPIDWSGYKVNLVLLLAINDECMELILELKRFFENDENYNEIIKTKDFEDIEVLFRRS, encoded by the coding sequence ATGGAAGATAGGTTATTAAATATTATTGAAAAGGAGGATAAGAAAAACCCTTATACGGATTATGAACTTGCTGAACTACTTAATACTAAAAGAGAAACTATAACATCTTTGCGTAGTAGGCTTAATATTCCTAATTCAATGGAAAGAAGGAAGGAAGTACTACTCCATTTGATAAGAGACCTTATTAATGAAAATAATCGTGTGTCAGAACGCGAACTAACTAAGAAAATAAATGATTGCGGATTTAATGTTTCTAGACACACTGTAAGAATGTTGAAAAGAGAAATTTCAGAAATGGACAATATAGTTAAAGTTGCTGCTAAAGAGAAGCCTGATTTTAAAAAAACCTATAAAAAACCATTGGCTTTCGAAAATATCATTGGTTTTGATGGCAGTTTAAAGCCTGTAATAGAACAAGCAAAAGCAGCAATTATGTATCCTCCCAATGGTCTTCATACTTTAATATTAGGCCCCACTGGGGTGGGGAAGAGCGAGTTAGCTCAAGCTATGTATAATTACAAGTTAGAAATTAACAAGGGAGACCATAATTCTGAGTTTATAGTTTTTAACTGTGCTGACTATGCAGATAATCCTCAGTTACTAATATCTCAGTTATTTGGATATGTAAAGGGAGCTTTTACAGGAGCTGACGAAGACAAAGAAGGATTGGTGGAAAAGGCTGATGGAGGAGTACTTTTTTTAGATGAAATTCACAGATTACCACCAGAAGGACAGGAACTATTATTTTATTTAATTGATAGAGGGAAATTTAGGCGATTAGGCGAAACTGACAATAAGAGAACGGCAAATTTGATGATTATTGCTGCCACTACTGAAAATCCCGATTCAATATTGTTGGATAGCTTTAGAAGAAGGATACCCATGACCATAGAATTGCCTTCTTTAAGCCTAAGGCCCTTGAACGAAAGATTAGGAATGATAATAGATTTCATGAGAAGGGAAGCCAATAGAACAAAAAGTTCTATAAAAATTTCCAATGATGCATTAAAGGCATTGCTTCTTTATGACTGCCCAGGGAATATAGGGCAGTTAAGGAGTGATATACAAGTATCCTGTGCTAGGAGTTTTCTGAATCATGTTGTAAATCAAACAAGAATTATGGAGATAAGCATAAATGAATTGCCTATAAGTGCAAAAAAAGGGTTATTGAAGATTCCGAATTATCGTATGGAAATTGACAAGCTAGTTGGGAACGAAGATTTAATAGTTTATGCAGATGATGAAATAATTGAAGAAACCTTAAAAGAGGATCTTTATACCCTACCTAATGAAACTTATAGTTTTATAGAAAGAAGATATAAGGAGTTACAAAAACAAAGTATAAATGAGGAATTGATAAATTATATCATAGGTAACGAAATGGAAGAGAAACTTGAAAAATTAATGGACAAGGTGAAAAAAATTGTAAATCCTATAGATAAAAAAGACCTGTCCAATATTGTAGGAATTGAGATAATTAATGTGGTTGAAAATATAATAAAAATAGCTAAATGGAAGTTAGGAGTTAATGAGGATAGTTTATATTTTTGTTTAGCAACCCATTTAAGGGCTACGGTGGATAGAGCAAAAAAGGGAATATTCATTAAAAATCCTCAATTAAATAAGATAAAGAAAGAATATAGTAGAGAATTTGAAGTTGCAAAAGATATGGTAAATATTATAGAGCAAGAGTTGAATATAAAATTTACAGAAGATGAAATAGGTTTTATCACTATGTATTTGCAAATGACCACGTCTCAAGATAATTTAATGGAAGGACGAGTTGGAGTTGTATTGATATCTCATGGTAATGTTGCTACTGGTATGGCAGAGGTGGCTAATAGATTGTTGGGAGTAAACCATGCTAAGGCCATAGAAATGTCCTTAGATGAAAACCCAGAACAAGCTTTAAAGAGAGCTATAGATTTAGTAAAAAGAGTTGACGAAGGAAAAGGAGTCCTTCTTATGGTAGATATGGGGTCATTGGTTACTTTTGGTGATATAATTACTAAGACCACAGGAATCAAAACTAGAACCATTTCAAGAACTGATACCTTAATGGTCGTCGATGCGGTAAGACGATGCATATTACCTAATGCCAACTTGGATGAAATAGTAGAATCGCTAGTAGGAGAACCTAAATATGAAAAGAAAATGGGTGGTAAGCAGAGTTTACCAAAGCCTAAGATCATATTGACTGTTTGCATAACAGGACAGGGTTCAGCTAAGAGAATTCAAGAAATGGTTATAGATATTATTGGAGAATATAAAGAAGATGTTACCGTAATCCCAATAGGAGTTTTGGATGAGAATATTAATAATATCATAGAGGAAATTCAAAGGGATAATGAGATAATTGCAGCAGTGGGGACTATAAACCCAATGGTAAAAGATGTTCCCTATATATCTATAGAAGATATTGTGAATGGAAGTGCAGATACCAAATTAAAAAACATAATGGCAAAGGAAGTGGGATTCAAGAAAACACAAAAAAATAAAATCATAAATATGTTCCATAGAAATACCACTATATTTGATATGGATGCTATGAACAAGGAGGATACCATAAAGGAATTAGGTCATCTATTACACAAAGAAGGATATGTGTTAGAAGGTTTTATAGATGCAGCTCTTAATAGAGAACAGTTAGGGCCATCTTTTTTAAGGGAAGGTGTAGCTCTCCCCCATGCAGATCCAAGCTTTGTCGTTGAACCTCATATAGCAATAGGATTATTGAAAAATCCTATTGATTGGAGTGGGTATAAGGTTAATCTTGTACTCTTACTAGCTATTAATGATGAGTGTATGGAACTAATCTTAGAACTAAAGAGATTTTTTGAAAACGATGAAAACTACAATGAAATAATAAAAACAAAAGATTTTGAAGATATTGAAGTTTTATTTAGGAGGTCGTGA